The following are encoded in a window of Aythya fuligula isolate bAytFul2 chromosome 26, bAytFul2.pri, whole genome shotgun sequence genomic DNA:
- the SUGP1 gene encoding SURP and G-patch domain-containing protein 1, which translates to MDNPREAPGKASRWFGVSQSKSAKTTANILQQEELIAQKKREIEARLEQQERQNSLRIRQLPLFGEDDGADGEASVSNKFVNDGSFLQQFLKLQKEKSSAEPPPSSTNNSSNASAPNVGKKPMLFGKRPGQVLSSMLQQAKNYSHSKQTPVVNRLSVFQSPDEDEEEDYEQWLEIKVLPPEDAETRQVVEKLARFVAEGGPELEKVAMEDYKDNPAFSFLHDKNSREFLYYRKKVAEIRKENQSSQASSSQKVSPPEDEETKNCAEKLARFIADGGPEVEAIALQNNRENHAFRFLYEPNSKGYKYYRQKLEEFRKAKTSAASAPVPAESSLKRKSSPEASPSPLSISSLPLPVPSPLPLPLPLPLPTATTTAAPPATAAATGTTKKKRKSRWGPEEDKVELPLPQLIQQLDSPSPLSVQDLKGLGYEKGKPVGLVGVTELSEAQKKQLKEQQEMQQMYDMIMKHKQAMQEMQMMWEKAIQQHQHGYDSDEEVDSELGTWEHQLRRMEMDKTREWAEQLTQMGRGKHFIGDFLPPDELEKFMETFKALKEGREPDYSEYKEFKLTVENIGYQMLMKMGWKEGEGLGSDGQGIKNPVSKGTTAVDGAGFGIDRPAELTKEDDEYEAFRKRMMLAYRFRPNPLNNPRRPYY; encoded by the exons ATGGACAACCCCCGCGAGGCGCCGG GGAAGGCCAGCCGCTGGTTCGGCGTCTCGCAGTCCAAATCGGCCAAGACGACGGCGAacatcctgcagcaggaggagctgatagcgcagaagaagagggagatcGAGGCCcgcctggagcagcaggagaggcagaaCTCCCTGCGCATCCGGCAGCTGCCCCTCTTCGGGGA AGATGACGGTGCTGACGGCGAAGCCTCTGTTTCCAACAAGTTTGTTAATGATGGCAGTTTCCTCCAGCAGTTTCTcaagctgcagaaggaaaagtcGAGCGCTG AACCTCCCCCAAGTTCTACTAATAACTCGTCAAACGCTTCCGCACCAAATGTTGGGAAGAAACCTATGCTGTTTGGGAAGCGCCCCGGGCAGGTCCTGAGCAGCATGCTGCAGCAAGCGAAGAACTACTCCCATTCCAAACAGACCCCAGTCGTTAACCGCCTCAGTGTGTTTCAGTCGCCAgatgaagatgaggaggaaGATTACGAGCAGTGGTTGGAAATTAAAG TTTTACCCCCAGAGGATGCGGAGACCCGCCAAGTGGTGGAAAAGCTGGCTAGGTTCGTGGCTGAAGGGGGACCAGAGTTAGAGAAGGTCGCTATGGAAGACTACAAGGATAACCCAGCTTTTTC GTTTTTACATGATAAGAACAGCAGAGAATTCCTTTACTACAGAAAGAAAGTGGCAGAGATAAGAAAAGAGAATCAAAGTTCTCAGGCATCCTCTTCTCAGAAAG TTTCACCCCCAGAGGACGAAGAGACAAAGAACTGTGCTGAGAAACTGGCCAGGTTCATAGCAGACGGGGGTCCCGAGGTGGAAGCTATTGCCTTGCAGAACAACCGCGAGAACCATGCTTTCAG GTTTTTATATGAGCCAAACAGCAAAGGCTACAAGTATTACCGGCAGAAACTGGAGGAGTTCCGTAAGGCCAAAACCAGCGCTGCGAGTGCCCCCGTGCCTGCGGAGTCCAGCCTGAAAAGGAAGAGCAGTCCTGAGGCATCGCCCTCACCCCTTTCCATATCATCCCTGCCTTTGCCCGTGCCCTCCCCTTTGCCTTTACCTCTGCCCTTACCCTTGCCC ACGGCTACAACCACTGCTGCACCACCAGCTACGGCCGCTGCTACGGGCACCACGAAAAAGAAGCGAAAGAGCAGGTGGGGGCCAGAGGAGGACAAGGTTGAGTTGCCCCTCCCGCAGCTGATCCAGCAGCTGgattctccctcccccctttcaG TTCAGGACCTCAAGGGTCTTGGTTATGAAAAAGGGAAACCAGTTGGCTTGGTGGGTGTGACAGAGCTCTCTGAAGCCCAGAAGAAAcagctgaaggagcagcaggag ATGCAGCAGATGTACGACATGATCATGAAGCACAAGCAAGCCATGCAGGAAATGCAGATGATGTGGGAGAAGGCGattcagcagcaccagcacggcTACGACAGCGACGAGGAGGTAGACAGCGAGCTGGGAACGTGGGAGCATCAGCTTCGACGCATGGAGATGGACAAGACACGAG AGTGGGCTGAGCAGCTGACCCAGATGGGCAGAGGGAAGCATTTCATCGGGGACTTTCTTCCACCGGATGAGCTGGAGAAATTCATGGAGACGTTCAAGGCATTGAAG GAAGGACGTGAACCAGATTATTCTGAATACAAAGAGTTCAAACTGACTGTGGAAAACATAGGTTATCAAATGCTAATGAAGATGGGCTGGAAGGAAGGCGAGGGACTTGGCTCAGATGGACAGGGGATTAAAAACCCAGTCAGCAA GGGGACTACAGCTGTGGATGGAGCTGGTTTTGGCATCGATCGTCCCGCAGAGCTAACCAAGGAGGATGATGAGTACGAGGCATTCCGTAAACGGATGATGCTCGCCTACCGGTTCCGACCAAATCCATTG AACAATCCACGACGACCTTACTACTGA
- the TM6SF2 gene encoding transmembrane 6 superfamily member 2 produces MAQAVGRGGLRAEPAPRRPPAVFVAFSFTSAVDLIISLEEDGFVSGFAEVYVREGEPYLRTAHGIMICYWDGVVHYGLYLAMITAMSQRKSYRSLGLFWLGSLMMSIVVFLLGNLIGKYSSDISPAFLLNVPYVLIPIWAGVKLFQQPRALPCLTAEQVAEEQRKWLHQRPQDVLLVLLLVLVAAFTFFRGMVILDCPADSCFEYIYQHEPYLRDPVAYPKVQMLLYLFYVLPFFCLCIYGLLRPGCSWMPDWSLVFAGAVAQAQFSHLGSSLHSRTPFPYQTPEDVWWSFLVTNVLYALGPQLLALRCLRRPAFFLPSAPTSMGKKYQ; encoded by the exons ATGGCCCAggcggtggggaggggggggctgcgCGCTGAGCcggccccccgccgccctcccgcaGTGTTCGTGGCGTTCTCCTTCACCTCTGCCGTCGACCTGATCATCTCCCTGGAGGAGGATGGCTTCGTTTCTGGCTTCGCAGAGGTCTACGTGAGGGAG GGCGAGCCGTACCTGCGCACGGCGCACGGCATCATGATCTGTTACTGGGACGGCGTCGTCCACTACGGGCTCTACCTCGCCATGATCACGGCCATGAGCCAGCG GAAGAGCTACAGGAGCCTGGGGCTCTTCTGGCTGGGCTCTCTGATGATGAGCATCGTGGTCTTCCTGCTCGGGAACCTGATAG GCAAATACAGCTCCGACATCAGCCCTGCCTTCCTGCTCAACGTGCCCTACGTCCTCATCCCCATCTGGGCTGGGGTGAAGCTCTTCCAGCAGCCCCGGGCCTTGCCGTGTCTCACGGCGGAGCAG GTTGCAGAGGAGCAGCGCAAGTGGCTCCACCAGCGGCCCCAGGACGTGCTGCTGGTCCTGCTCTTGGTCCTGGTGGCCGCCTTCACCTTCTTCAGGGGCATG GTGATTTTGGACTGTCCTGCTGATTCCTGCTTCGAGTACATCTACCAGCACGAGCCCTACCTGCGCGACCCCGTTGCCTACCCCAAAGTGCAG ATGCTGCTCTACTTGTTCTACGTCCTCCCCTTCTTCTGCCTCTGCATCTACGGGCTGCTGCGGCCGGGCTGCTCCTGGATGCCCGACTGGAGCCTGGTGTTCGCCGGAGCCGTGGCGCAG GCTCAGTTCTCCCACCTGGGCTCCTCGCTGCACTCCCGCACGCCCTTCCCCTACCAGACTCCCGAAGACGTCTGGTGGAGCTTCCTCGTCACCAACGTCCTCTACGCCTTGGGGCCGCAGCTCCTGGCCCTCCGCTGCCTGCGCCGCCCCGCGTTCTTCCTGCCCAGCGCCCCCACCAGCATGGGCAAGAAGTACCAGTGA